The Amycolatopsis sp. NBC_01480 genome segment TTGCGGGAACCCTGGCGAGTGCCGGCAAACGGGCACTCACCAGGGGGGTGGCGGCGGCGGATTCAGTTGTGGGAGCGGGAAGAGCTCAGCGGGCCCCGTCCGTGCGCCGCGGCAGCTGCCACGGGTTGTCCTCGCGCAGCGGCTCGGGCAGCAGCGCGTCGGGGAAGCCCTGCCAGGCGACCGGGCGCTGGAACCGTTCGATCGCCGCGGTGCCGACCGAGGTGGTCGTCGGCGCCGTGGTGGCCGGGTATGGGCCGCCGTGCTGCTGGGCCCAGCTCACCGTGACGCCGGTGGGCCAGTCGTTCCAGAGCAGCCGGCCGGCCAGCCGGGTCAGCGCCGGCAGCAGCGCGCGGACGTACTCGGCCTCGTCTTCCTCGCCCTGGATGGTGGCGGTGAGGCCGGGCTCCAGCGTCTCCAGCACCTCGATCAGCTCGGCCTGGTCGCGGTAGGTGACGATCAGCGACGCGGGGCCGAAGTGCTCCTCGCGCACCGCTTCGCCGCCGGCCAGGAACTCCTTCGCGGTGGTGGCGAGCAGGCTCGGGGTGAACTCCTGGCCCTGGTGGGTGCCGTCCACGAGCGTCTCGACGCCCGGCGCCGCGCGCAGCTCCGAAAGCTTGTGCGCGAACCCGGACGCGATGCGCTCGTTCAGCATCGGCTGGCGCGCGACCCCGCCGACGGCTTCGCGCAGGGTGCCTTCGAGCTCGTGGCCCTCCGGCAGGAGCAGCAGGCCCGGCTTGGTGCAGAACTGCCCGGCGCCGAGGCTGAACGAGCCGCTGTACGCCTTCGCCACGGCCTCGCCGCGCGCCGCGACCGCGCCCGGGGTGACCACCACCGGGTTGACGCTGCCCAGCTCGCCGTAGAACGGGATCGGCGTCGGGCGGGAGACGGCGATGTCGAACAGCGCGCGCCCGCCGGGCACCGAGCCGGTGAACGACGCCGCGGCGATCCGCGGGTCCTTCAGCGCGGTGATCCCCTGATCGAAGCCGTGGATCACCGCGAAGGCGCCCTCGGGAGCACCGGCGGCGGCCAGCGCGGAAACGACGATTTCGCCGGTGCGCGTGGACAGCTCCTCGTGGCCCGGGTGCGCCTTGAGCACCACCGGGCAGCCCGCGGCCAGCGCGGACGCGGTGTCCCCGCCGGCCACGCTGAACGCGAACGGGAAGTTGCTGGCCGCGAAGACCAGCGCGGGCCCGATCGGCACCAGCACGCGGCGGATGTCCGGGCGCGGGCCCATCGGCCAGTCGGCGTCGGCGTGGTCGACCGTGGCGCCGAGGAAGGCGCCGTCATTGAGCACCTGGCCGAACAGCCGCAGCTGGAACGTGGTGCGCGCCAGTTCGCCCTTGAGTCGCGGCGCGGCGGGCAGGTGGGTCTCGGTGTGGGCGAGGGCGATCAGCTCTTCGGCCTCGGCGTCGAGCGCGTCGGCGACGGCGGTCAGCCAGCCGGCCCGCTCGGCCGGGGTCGAGGCCGCGAACGGCCGGGCGGCGGCAGCGGCCGCGGCGAGGATGTGCTCGAGCTCCGGGGCGGAGGTCTCTCGGCTCATGATGAAACGGTTCTCCTCGGGTGGATCGGCGGTTCAGGGCTCGCGGTGGGCCGCCGCGGTGGCGGCGAGCAGGTCCGGCCGCCGGCCGGGGCCCGCCAGTCCCAGATGGTAGAGGTGCAGCTCGGTGGTGCCGGCCTGGCCGAGCCCGGTCACGTAGGCCTCGATGTCGGGCACGGGGTTCGCCGCGACGGTCGTGATGTAGCTGCCGATCGCGACATTCGCGGGCAACGCGGCGCGGGCCGCGGCCACGGCGTCGACGCTGCCCTGACCGGGCACCCAGTTGAACAGGACGACCGTGGCGACATCGTCGGCCGCTTTCGGTGTGAGGCCAGGCAGCGCGCCGGTGACCCACGGGTCGAGCGCGCCGTGCAGCACGATCCGCGTGCCCGGCTCCAGCACGGCGAGCACCGCGGCACGCAACGCGTCGGTGGCCCGCTGGCGGCCGGCGAGCACGATGTCCTTCACCGACGCCGGCAGCCGGTCTTCGGTGACGCTCAGATCACCCGTGTCCAGTAGCCGCCGGACCTCGGCGCGCAGCTGGTCGCGCACCGTGGCGGCGTCAAGCCCGTCCCAGCCTTCAGCGCAGGCCGCGCAAGAGCAGATCGACAGCAGTCGCGCCACGGCCGGCGCCCACACGCCGTCGGTCTTCTCGTGCTGGTGCTGGTGCACCGCGCCAAGCGGGCCGCAGGCTTCGAGGATCACCGACGACAACTCCAGGCCCGCCACGGCCTCGGCGGTCAAGGTCGCGGCGTACTCGCGGACCGCCGGTTGTGCCGGGCACAGCGCCCACGGATAGCTCTCACCAAAGCAGTTCTGCACGGTGTACTGCGGGAAAGCGGTGCCCAGCCGGGAATTGTGCGTCAGCACGATCCACGCGGCGGCCGGGACACCGACTGTGTTCAGCAGCCGCACGGCGTCGCCCCCGCTGTCCGGCTGCGCGACCCAGTCCGCTGTGGACGGACGGAGTTCCTGTCCCTGCCAGGCTTCCTCGCGCACCGGCCGGTAGATCGCGGCGTGCGGCGCGATCACCGACGTGCGGTCTTCGGACGACGGCGTGGCCGCGCGGGTGCCGTGGTAGGTCAGCGCGACCGCGACCTCGTCCACTCCGAGTTCCCGCGCCCGCTCGACGAAGCCAGGCTCGAGCACGTCCCAGGAGTAGGCGTATCCGGTGACCTTCACCGCGTCACCACCTCGCCGTGTTCGGTTCGAACCCCGGGGTCCACTGGCGCATGTAGGTCACGTCGTCCCGCTTGGTCAATCCACATCGGACGAAGTCCTCGTGCGCGCGAGCCAGCGCGTCGGGGTCGATCTCGATGCCCAGCCCCGGCTTTTCCGGCACCTTGACCGCGCCTTCGACGAACTCCAGCGCGCCCGGCGCGATCACGTCGGCGGTCTTCCACGGCCAGTGCGTGTCGCAGGCGTAGGTCAGGTGCGGCGTGGCGGCGGCGACGTGCACCATCGCGGCCAGGCTGATCCCGAGGTGGCTGTTGGAGTGCATCGACAGGCCCACGCCGAAGCTCTCGCACGTCACCGAAAGCGCCTGGGTGTCCCGCATCCCGCCCCAGAAGTGGTGATCCGAGAGCAGCACGCCGATGGCGCGGGCGCGGAACGCCGGCTCGATGTCGCCGAAGTTCACCACGCACATGTTGGTGGCCAAGGGCATACTCGCGCGCTCGGCCACCTTCGCCATGCCCTCGATGCCCGGCGTCGGGTCTTCGAGGTACTCCAGCACGCCGTCCAGCTCTTCGGCGACGCGGATGCTGGTTTCGACGGTCCACGCGGCGTTCGGGTCGATCCGCAGCGGGTGCCCGGGGAACGCCTCGGCGAGCGCGCGGATGCCGTCGACCTCTTGCGCCGGCTCGAAAACACCGCCCTTGAGCTTGATCGAGCGGAAGCCGTACTCCTCGACCATCCGCTTCGCCTCGCCGACCAGCTGCTCCGGCGTGACGACCTCGCCCCAGCTGTCCTCCTGCGCGCCGATGTGGGCGCCGTACTTGTAGAACAGGTACGCGGAGAAGTCGACGGCGTCGCGCGCCTTGCCGCCGAGCAGGTCGGCGACGGGACGGCCGAGGTAGTGGCCCTGCGCGTCGAGGCAGGCGACCTCGAACAGCGCGTACACGCTGGCGATCGTCTTGCGGATGGAGAACCCGCCGATCAGGCCGTGCGCGTCGGTCAGCACGGTGCCCGCGAGCGCCTTCGTGACGATCCGCTTGAGCCCCGGCAGGTCGAACACGTCGTGCCCGGCCAGCTCCGGCACCACCTTGCGCACCTCGCCGAGGAACGCCGCGTCGCCGTAGGATTCGCCGAGGCCCACGACTCCGTCTTCACACCGGACCTGCACCACGCTGCGCAACGCGAACGGCTCGTGCACGCCCATCACGTTCAGCAGCGGCGGGTCGGCGAAGGCGACCGGGGTGAGAACCACGTCCTCGATCTTCATCAGCGGCCCTCGATCCCCTTCAGCACGGCGAAACCGTCCTCGACGACCTTGCCCAGCCGGTCGATCTGCTCGGCGGTCGGCTCGATCAGCGGCGGCCGGACCGTGCCGACCTTGTCGCCGCGCAGCCGGGCGGCCGCCTTCACCAGCGAGACGGCGAAGCCCGGCGTCTCGTCGCGCAGGGAGACCAGCGGCAGGTAGAAGCCGGCGAGCAGGCGGTCCATCACCGCGGTGTCGCCCTCGGCGAGCGCGCGGTGGAAGCGGTGGGCGATCTCCGGCGCGAAGCAGTGCACCGCCGAGGAGTAGCGGGCGACGCCGATGGCCGCGTACGCCTTCGCCGACACCTCCGCGGTGGGCAGGCCGTTGAAGAACAGGAACCCGTCGGAACGCTCGGTGCCCAGCGAGCGGATGGTGGTCACGATGCGGGTCATCACCTCGGCGTCGCCGTAGCCGTCCTTGAGGCCGACCACCGACGGGATGTCGAGCAGCCTCGCGGCCGAAGGCGCGGTGAAGACGCCGGTGCCGCGGTGGTAGACGATCACCGGCACGCTGGTGTCGCCGACGGCGTAACGGACGTAGTCGACGAGCCCGGACTGCGGGCCGGTGACCAGGTACGGCGGGAGCAGCAGCACGCCGTCGGCGCCGCCCGCCTGCGCGGCCGCGACCCCCGCGCGCGCGGCCGCGGCACCGCCGCCGGCCCCGACCCACACGGGCACGCGCCCGGCGGCCACCTCACGCGCTTTCGCCAGCACAGAAGCGACTTCGCCGGCCGAGAGCGAGCTGAACTCCCCGGTCCCGCAGGCGACGAACAGCGCGCCCGCGCCGGCGGCCACGTGACTCTCCACGTTCTCCGCGAACCCGTCCAGGTTCACCTCGAGGTCGTCGGTGAACGGGGTCAGCGGGAACGCCAGCAGGCCGTCCAGCTCGATCTCGGTCTGTGCCATCAGTTTCTGCTCTTTCCGTCCTCGTCGGGTGTGGCCGGGGCGGCGCGCCCGGTGCACGGGTTCGACGATCCCACTGGTGTCCCCAGCATGCTCGGGACACTCCCCGGTGTTCACATTCCTGAATGGAGTCTGTTATGGTGACTATGTTCATCCATAAGAATGCTGTTCGGGACGCTAATATGGCCGGAGTCACAAGTCAACGGCCGGTGGGAGGACGCACCATGCCGCAGAAGCTCGACACCGCGGTCGCGGCGAGCGGCACCACGCCCAGTGCGGAGCCCGCGGGCGTGAAGTCCGCGCGGCGCGCGATCGACCTGATCGAGACCTTCGCCGCGAACGACGTCTGGCTCTCGCTCTCGGACCTGCACACGCGCACCGGTTTCCCGCGCTCCAGCCTGCACGGCCTGCTGCGCACGCTACTGGAGGCGGGCTGGCTCGAGGCGGACGCGAACACGGCGCGGTACCGCCTCGGCGTGCGTGCGCTGATCTGCGGCACCGCGTACCTCGACCGCGACGCGATCGTCCCGTTCGCCACCGAGGCGCTGGAGCGGATCCGCGAGAAGACCGGGTTCACCGCGCACTTCGCCCGCCGCAACGGCACCGAGGTCGTGTACCTGGAGACGCGTGAGTCGCAGCATTCGACGCACCTCGTCTCGCGCGTCGGCCGCACGCTGCCCACCCACGCCACGGCGCTGGGCAAGGCGCTGCTGGCCGAGCTGACGCACGACGAGATCGAGAGCCTGATGCCGGCCGAGCTGCCGCCGCTCACCCCGAACACGATCACCGACATGGCCGCGCTGCACGCCGATCTCGCGCGTACCCGCGAGCGCGGGTACGCGGCCGAGATCGAGGAGGGCACCCTCGGCGTCCGCTGTGTCGCCGCGGTGATCCCGTACCGCATCCCCGGCACCGACGCGATGAGCTGCTCGATGCCGATCGGCCAGGTCACCGACGCCGACGTCCAGCGCGTCGGCGAGCTGCTGGCCGAAACCACCGCCGAGCTCGGGCAGCAGCTGCGCCGGGCCGGCATCCGCTGACCGCCGCCACCCGTCCCCGGGCCCGGCACCGGCCCTGACCGGCGCCGCGCGCGAGGGCGTTCCCGTTCCCCGTTGCGAGAGGACCCCCATGGCAGACCAGCGCGTGCTGATCACCGGATCGGCAGGCATCGTCGGCACCCTGATGCGGCCGCGGCTGCGCCGCCCCGGCCGGGTGCTGCGGCTGCTCGACCTGGCCGCGCAGCCCGCCGCCGAGGACGGCGAGGCCGTCGAGATCGTGACCGGCTCGGTCACCGACCCGGCCGTGATGGCCGCGGCCTGCGCGGGCGCCGACGCCCTGATCCACCTCGGCGGGCACAGCCGCGAGAACTCGTGGGAAGCCACGCTGGACGTCAACATCAACGGCACCCACACCGTGCTGGAGGCCGCGCGCCAGGCCGGCATCAAACGCGTGGTCCTGGCGTCGAGCAACCACGCGGTGGGCTTCCGCCGCAACGCCGACGCGGGCGAGGCCGGCCTGCCCGCCGACTCGAGCCCGCGCCCGGACACCTATTACGGCGTCAGCAAAGCCGCCATCGAGTCGCTCGGCAGCCTGTACCACTCGCGGTTCGGCATGGACGTGATCGTGGTCCGCATCGGCTCGTGTTTCGAGACGCCGCTGCAGCTCGGCCCGCGCGGGCTGACCACCTGGCTCTCGCCGGACGACGGCGCGCGCCTGTTCGAGGCCTGCCTGAGTGCTCCTTCGCCGGGCTACCGGCTGATCTGGGGCGTCTCGGACAACACGCGGCGGATCTACTCGCTGACCGAAGCCGAAGCGCTGGGCTACAAGTCCCTCGACAACGCCGAGGCGTACGCCGGGCAGCTCGCGGACAAGCCCGGCCCGGCCGGCGCGGCCGCCGATTTCGTCGGCGGCCCGTTCTGCACCGCGCCGCTGGGCGAGTTCAACCCGATCTGACGCCCGGCCCCGAGCCGTCAAGGACTCCTTACCCGCGTGGGACGCGGGTAAGGAGTCCTTGACGGACACCCGGGCCGCCTACACTGGTCCGCACACCTCGAAGCCGAGGGAGGACAGCGTGGGCGAGCTCGGGCCGGCCGACACCAACGGCATCCTCGGCCTGCCCTGGATGCGCCCGGAGCGCACCAGCGCGGGACTGGGCTGGGAGCACGTTTACCTCTCCAAGCAGCACGAGCACCCGTACCGCGGTGAGTTCGGCGCGGCCCGCACGCACCAGCTGATCCTGCACCTGGCCGGTCCCGTCACCGTCCGCCGCCGGGCCGGCACGCCGGCCGAGATGAGCCGCAGGATGCAGGCGCGCGAGCTGTTCCTCCAGCCCTCGGGCACCGACCTGTCCGTGGAGCTGGGCGGCGAGCTGGACACACTGCACGTCTACGTCGCGGACACCGCCGTGCAGGAGGCCGCGGGCACCGAAGCGCCGATCCGGCTTTCGGAGGAGCTGGGCAGCGTCGACCCGTTGCTGGAACAGCTGGTGCTCTCCCTCGACGGCGTGGTCCGCGAATGGGAGCCGACCACCCGGACGTACGCCGACCAGCTGTGCGCCCTCGTCGCC includes the following:
- a CDS encoding glucarate dehydratase family protein, with the translated sequence MKIEDVVLTPVAFADPPLLNVMGVHEPFALRSVVQVRCEDGVVGLGESYGDAAFLGEVRKVVPELAGHDVFDLPGLKRIVTKALAGTVLTDAHGLIGGFSIRKTIASVYALFEVACLDAQGHYLGRPVADLLGGKARDAVDFSAYLFYKYGAHIGAQEDSWGEVVTPEQLVGEAKRMVEEYGFRSIKLKGGVFEPAQEVDGIRALAEAFPGHPLRIDPNAAWTVETSIRVAEELDGVLEYLEDPTPGIEGMAKVAERASMPLATNMCVVNFGDIEPAFRARAIGVLLSDHHFWGGMRDTQALSVTCESFGVGLSMHSNSHLGISLAAMVHVAAATPHLTYACDTHWPWKTADVIAPGALEFVEGAVKVPEKPGLGIEIDPDALARAHEDFVRCGLTKRDDVTYMRQWTPGFEPNTARW
- a CDS encoding 5-dehydro-4-deoxyglucarate dehydratase, which produces MAQTEIELDGLLAFPLTPFTDDLEVNLDGFAENVESHVAAGAGALFVACGTGEFSSLSAGEVASVLAKAREVAAGRVPVWVGAGGGAAAARAGVAAAQAGGADGVLLLPPYLVTGPQSGLVDYVRYAVGDTSVPVIVYHRGTGVFTAPSAARLLDIPSVVGLKDGYGDAEVMTRIVTTIRSLGTERSDGFLFFNGLPTAEVSAKAYAAIGVARYSSAVHCFAPEIAHRFHRALAEGDTAVMDRLLAGFYLPLVSLRDETPGFAVSLVKAAARLRGDKVGTVRPPLIEPTAEQIDRLGKVVEDGFAVLKGIEGR
- a CDS encoding IclR family transcriptional regulator produces the protein MPQKLDTAVAASGTTPSAEPAGVKSARRAIDLIETFAANDVWLSLSDLHTRTGFPRSSLHGLLRTLLEAGWLEADANTARYRLGVRALICGTAYLDRDAIVPFATEALERIREKTGFTAHFARRNGTEVVYLETRESQHSTHLVSRVGRTLPTHATALGKALLAELTHDEIESLMPAELPPLTPNTITDMAALHADLARTRERGYAAEIEEGTLGVRCVAAVIPYRIPGTDAMSCSMPIGQVTDADVQRVGELLAETTAELGQQLRRAGIR
- a CDS encoding NAD-dependent epimerase/dehydratase family protein, which encodes MADQRVLITGSAGIVGTLMRPRLRRPGRVLRLLDLAAQPAAEDGEAVEIVTGSVTDPAVMAAACAGADALIHLGGHSRENSWEATLDVNINGTHTVLEAARQAGIKRVVLASSNHAVGFRRNADAGEAGLPADSSPRPDTYYGVSKAAIESLGSLYHSRFGMDVIVVRIGSCFETPLQLGPRGLTTWLSPDDGARLFEACLSAPSPGYRLIWGVSDNTRRIYSLTEAEALGYKSLDNAEAYAGQLADKPGPAGAAADFVGGPFCTAPLGEFNPI
- a CDS encoding AraC family transcriptional regulator is translated as MGELGPADTNGILGLPWMRPERTSAGLGWEHVYLSKQHEHPYRGEFGAARTHQLILHLAGPVTVRRRAGTPAEMSRRMQARELFLQPSGTDLSVELGGELDTLHVYVADTAVQEAAGTEAPIRLSEELGSVDPLLEQLVLSLDGVVREWEPTTRTYADQLCALVAAQLARRHRAGTAQAPEEPPVPAALSDHQFSRVRELMAERLGEPLGLAELADATGLSVSRFSRRFKARTGLPPHRYLLRLRVEQAGLLLRTGTEPIADIAARCGFSHQEHLTRVLRSHLGTTPAALRRAR